A region from the Janthinobacterium agaricidamnosum genome encodes:
- a CDS encoding MerR family transcriptional regulator — protein MTTYTITELAREFDITARAIRFYEDQGLLSPKREGAGGRSRVYTPRDRTRLKLTLRGKRLGLALSEIKSLVDMYESPKDTRAQMDRFLGVLAQHRQTLEQQRIDIEMALAEISAHEDACARMLADLNLDKAQTS, from the coding sequence ATAACGACCTATACCATTACCGAACTGGCGCGGGAATTCGACATCACGGCGCGCGCCATCCGCTTCTATGAAGACCAGGGCTTGCTCAGTCCGAAACGCGAAGGCGCAGGCGGCCGCAGCCGCGTCTACACGCCGCGCGACCGCACCCGCCTGAAGCTGACCCTGCGCGGCAAGCGCCTGGGCCTGGCCTTGTCGGAGATCAAGAGCCTGGTCGACATGTACGAGTCGCCGAAGGACACGCGCGCGCAGATGGACCGCTTCCTGGGCGTGCTGGCGCAGCACCGGCAGACCCTGGAGCAGCAGCGCATCGATATCGAAATGGCGCTGGCGGAAATCAGCGCGCATGAAGACGCGTGCGCGCGCATGCTGGCGGACTTGAACCTTGATAAGGCGCAAACAAGCTAG
- a CDS encoding UbiX family flavin prenyltransferase: MPNQQQRPRRVVVAITGATGAVYGLRLLQLLGAIPGVETHLVLSDAAVLTLHQETGVGRKDVEAQAHVVHKLRDIGASIASGSFQSDGMVVAPCSMKTLAAVAHGLSDNLITRAADVVLKERRRLILMVRETPFNLAHLRNMTAVTEMGGIIFPPLPSFYHHPQSIAEMVDHTVARVIDLLGIEHALAPRWNGLKASET; encoded by the coding sequence ATGCCTAATCAGCAGCAGCGGCCGCGCCGTGTCGTCGTGGCCATCACGGGCGCCACGGGTGCCGTGTATGGCTTGCGGCTGCTGCAATTGCTCGGCGCCATCCCCGGCGTCGAGACGCATCTGGTCCTGTCCGATGCCGCTGTTTTGACCCTGCACCAGGAAACGGGCGTGGGACGCAAGGACGTCGAAGCGCAGGCGCACGTCGTGCACAAGCTGCGCGACATCGGCGCGTCGATCGCCAGCGGCTCGTTTCAATCGGATGGCATGGTCGTCGCACCGTGCTCGATGAAGACCCTGGCGGCCGTCGCGCACGGCTTGTCGGATAATCTGATCACGCGGGCCGCCGATGTGGTGCTCAAGGAGCGCCGGCGCCTGATCCTGATGGTGCGCGAAACGCCGTTCAACCTGGCGCACCTGCGCAATATGACGGCCGTGACCGAAATGGGCGGCATCATCTTCCCGCCCTTACCGAGCTTTTATCACCACCCGCAGAGCATTGCGGAGATGGTCGACCATACGGTGGCGAGGGTCATCGACCTGCTCGGCATCGAGCACGCCCTGGCACCGCGGTGGAATGGCCTTAAAGCGTCAGAAACCTGA
- a CDS encoding GNAT family N-acetyltransferase has protein sequence MAAGRDLVILAVDAASPDAQLLLDALSDALLRINGDSGRSSFDVEAATPRGGFYLARDAAGALLGCAALRPLGGPDSSIGELKRMYARPDSTGVGAALLAHVEAQARRHGYQALHLSTRVANGRAVAFYARHGYVPVLAWGKYVGAAQSTCLGKTL, from the coding sequence ATGGCCGCCGGGCGTGACCTCGTCATCCTGGCGGTGGACGCCGCCAGCCCGGATGCGCAGTTGCTGCTCGACGCATTGTCGGACGCGCTGCTGCGCATCAATGGCGACAGCGGCCGTTCCTCCTTCGATGTCGAAGCGGCAACGCCGCGCGGCGGCTTTTATCTGGCCCGCGATGCGGCTGGAGCACTGCTCGGTTGCGCCGCCCTGCGGCCGCTGGGCGGGCCGGACAGTTCCATAGGCGAACTCAAGCGCATGTATGCGCGCCCCGACAGCACAGGCGTGGGCGCGGCCCTGCTGGCCCACGTGGAGGCGCAGGCGCGCCGGCATGGCTACCAGGCCCTGCACCTGTCCACCCGCGTGGCGAATGGCCGCGCGGTGGCGTTTTATGCCAGGCACGGCTATGTGCCGGTCCTTGCCTGGGGCAAATACGTGGGCGCGGCACAATCGACCTGCCTGGGCAAGACCTTATAA
- a CDS encoding acetyl-CoA C-acyltransferase yields MNDPVVIVGAARTPMGAFQGDFANVTASDLGAVAIRAAVERAGVAPDAVEHVFFGNCLMAGQGQAPARQALRKAGLPDSTGAVTLSKMCGSAMQTTMFAHDTLLAGSADVVVAGGMESMTNAPYLVPKARGGYRIGHGMIYDHMMMDGLEDAYSRDEKGNARSMGTFAEECASQYQFTREAQDAFAIESVKRAQAATKDGSFEWEIVPVTVSGRGGDTVVSIDEGPQKARLEKIPTLKAAFKKDGTITAASSSSINDGAAALVLMRESTAKKLGCTVIAKIHGHATHAQAPNEFTTAPIGAVKKLYAKTGWSSSNVDLFEINEAFAAVPMAAMHDLDIPHSKINIHGGACALGHPIGASGARIIVTLLGALKKTGGKRGVAALCIGGGEATAMAIELV; encoded by the coding sequence ATGAATGATCCAGTCGTAATCGTCGGTGCCGCGCGCACCCCCATGGGCGCCTTCCAGGGCGACTTTGCCAACGTCACCGCCAGCGACCTGGGCGCCGTGGCCATCCGCGCCGCCGTCGAACGGGCCGGCGTGGCGCCGGATGCCGTGGAACACGTGTTTTTCGGCAACTGCCTGATGGCTGGCCAGGGCCAGGCACCCGCGCGCCAGGCCTTGCGCAAGGCAGGCTTGCCCGATTCCACGGGCGCCGTGACCCTGTCGAAAATGTGCGGCTCGGCCATGCAGACGACCATGTTCGCGCATGACACCTTACTCGCCGGCAGCGCCGACGTGGTGGTGGCGGGCGGCATGGAATCGATGACCAACGCCCCCTACCTGGTGCCGAAGGCGCGCGGCGGCTACCGCATCGGCCACGGCATGATCTATGACCACATGATGATGGATGGCCTGGAAGACGCCTACAGCCGCGACGAAAAGGGCAATGCCCGCTCGATGGGCACGTTCGCCGAAGAATGCGCCAGCCAGTACCAGTTCACGCGCGAAGCGCAGGATGCGTTTGCCATCGAATCCGTGAAACGCGCGCAAGCGGCCACCAAGGATGGCAGTTTCGAATGGGAAATCGTGCCAGTCACCGTTTCCGGCCGCGGCGGCGACACCGTCGTCAGCATCGATGAAGGCCCGCAAAAAGCCCGCCTGGAAAAAATCCCGACCTTGAAAGCCGCCTTCAAGAAGGATGGCACCATCACGGCCGCTTCGTCTTCGTCGATCAACGATGGCGCGGCAGCCCTGGTGCTGATGCGCGAATCGACGGCGAAAAAACTCGGCTGCACCGTCATCGCGAAAATCCACGGCCACGCCACGCACGCGCAGGCGCCGAACGAGTTCACCACGGCCCCCATCGGCGCCGTGAAAAAGCTGTATGCCAAAACGGGCTGGAGCAGCAGCAATGTGGACTTGTTCGAGATCAACGAAGCGTTCGCCGCCGTGCCGATGGCCGCCATGCACGACCTCGACATTCCGCACAGCAAGATCAACATCCACGGCGGCGCGTGCGCGCTGGGCCACCCGATCGGCGCCTCGGGCGCGCGCATCATCGTCACCCTGCTGGGCGCCCTGAAGAAAACCGGCGGCAAGCGCGGCGTGGCGGCCCTGTGCATCGGCGGCGGCGAAGCGACGGCGATGGCGATCGAACTGGTATAA
- a CDS encoding Tex family protein, producing MLPTIEQRLALELAAKPVQVAAAIELLDEGATVPFIARYRKEATGGLDDIQLRLLEERLRYLRELEERRAAIVASITEQNKMTPELLDAVMHAEDKTRLEDLYLPYKQKRRTKAQIAIEAGLMPLADGLLENPELTPEMEAGKFLRDAFTSADGNNPGVADTKAALDGARQILMERFAEDATLLQTLREYVQEHGIVESKVVEGKQDEGEKFADYFDYSETISTVPSHRALALLRGRREGILDVTLRLDTEAEKPKWDAPHNPCEGRIAARFGIKQQGRPADKWLADTARWTWRVKSFMHLETELMGALRERSELDAINVFATNLKALLLAAPAGQRATMGLDPGLRTGVKVAVVDATGKVVDTAVIYPHQPKNDWDGSLHTLGRLAAKHNVSLISIGNGTASRETDKLAQDLIKQHPEAKMTKIVVSEAGASVYSASEFASKELPDMDVSLRGAVSIARRLQDPLAELVKIDPKSIGVGQYQHDVSQSQLARSLDAVVEDCVNAVGVDVNTASAPLLARVSGLSASVAQSIVTYRDMKGAFTSRAALKAVPRLGDKTYEQAAGFLRVMGGENPLDASAVHPESYPLVEKILADIKKDIKAVIGETALLKTLSPAKYADETFGVPTISDILKELEKPGRDPRPEFTTATFKEGVEEIRDLRPDMILEGVVTNVAAFGAFVDIGVHQDGLVHISALSNTFVKDPHTVVKAGQVVRVKVLEVDEKRKRIALTMRLTDSAPQAGSKPEQRGDRNDRRSMAQHQSQSRNTPEPAGSMAAAFAKLRG from the coding sequence ATGCTGCCCACTATCGAACAACGCCTTGCCCTTGAACTTGCCGCCAAACCGGTGCAGGTTGCCGCCGCCATCGAACTGCTCGACGAAGGCGCCACCGTGCCCTTTATCGCCCGTTACCGCAAGGAAGCGACCGGCGGCCTCGACGATATCCAGCTGCGCCTGCTCGAAGAGCGCCTGCGCTATCTGCGCGAGCTGGAAGAGCGGCGTGCCGCTATCGTGGCGTCGATCACGGAACAGAACAAGATGACGCCCGAGCTGCTCGACGCCGTCATGCACGCGGAAGACAAGACGCGCCTGGAAGACCTGTATCTGCCGTACAAGCAGAAACGCCGCACGAAAGCGCAGATCGCCATCGAAGCGGGCCTGATGCCGCTGGCCGACGGCTTGCTGGAAAACCCGGAATTGACGCCGGAAATGGAAGCGGGCAAGTTCCTGCGCGACGCGTTTACTAGTGCCGACGGCAACAACCCGGGCGTGGCGGACACCAAGGCGGCCCTCGACGGCGCACGCCAGATTCTGATGGAGCGCTTCGCCGAAGACGCGACCCTGCTGCAAACCTTGCGCGAATACGTGCAGGAACACGGCATCGTCGAATCGAAAGTGGTGGAAGGCAAGCAGGACGAAGGCGAAAAATTCGCCGATTATTTCGATTACTCGGAAACCATTTCGACAGTGCCCTCGCACCGCGCGCTGGCGCTGCTGCGCGGCCGCCGCGAAGGCATCCTCGACGTCACCCTGCGCCTGGACACGGAAGCGGAAAAACCAAAATGGGATGCGCCGCACAATCCGTGCGAAGGCCGCATCGCCGCCCGCTTCGGCATCAAGCAGCAAGGCCGTCCGGCCGACAAGTGGCTGGCGGACACGGCGCGCTGGACCTGGCGCGTGAAAAGCTTCATGCACCTGGAAACTGAACTGATGGGCGCGCTGCGCGAACGCTCGGAACTCGACGCGATCAACGTCTTCGCCACCAATCTGAAGGCGCTGCTGCTGGCCGCGCCGGCCGGCCAGCGCGCCACCATGGGCCTCGATCCTGGCCTGCGCACGGGCGTCAAGGTCGCCGTGGTCGATGCCACCGGCAAGGTCGTCGATACGGCCGTGATCTATCCGCACCAGCCGAAGAACGACTGGGACGGTTCGTTGCATACCCTGGGCCGTCTTGCTGCCAAGCACAATGTGTCCTTGATTTCCATTGGCAACGGCACCGCCTCGCGCGAGACCGATAAACTGGCGCAGGATTTGATCAAGCAGCATCCGGAAGCGAAGATGACGAAGATCGTCGTCTCGGAAGCGGGCGCGTCGGTGTATTCGGCGTCCGAATTCGCCTCGAAGGAATTGCCGGACATGGATGTGTCGCTGCGCGGCGCCGTCTCGATCGCGCGCCGCTTGCAAGACCCGCTGGCCGAGCTGGTCAAGATTGACCCGAAATCGATCGGCGTGGGCCAGTACCAGCATGACGTGAGTCAAAGCCAGCTGGCCCGCTCGCTCGATGCCGTGGTGGAAGATTGCGTGAACGCCGTCGGCGTGGACGTCAACACGGCGTCCGCTCCCCTGCTGGCGCGCGTGTCCGGCCTGTCGGCCAGCGTGGCGCAAAGCATCGTCACCTACCGCGACATGAAGGGCGCGTTCACCTCGCGCGCGGCCTTGAAGGCGGTGCCGCGTCTGGGCGACAAGACCTACGAACAGGCGGCCGGCTTCCTGCGCGTGATGGGCGGAGAGAACCCGCTGGACGCCTCGGCCGTCCACCCGGAATCGTATCCGCTGGTGGAAAAGATTCTGGCGGACATCAAGAAGGATATCAAGGCCGTCATCGGTGAGACCGCCTTGCTGAAAACCCTCAGCCCCGCAAAATACGCGGATGAAACCTTCGGCGTGCCGACCATTTCCGACATTCTGAAGGAACTGGAAAAGCCGGGCCGCGACCCGCGTCCGGAATTTACGACCGCCACCTTCAAGGAAGGCGTGGAAGAAATCCGCGACTTGCGCCCGGATATGATTCTCGAGGGCGTGGTCACCAACGTGGCCGCCTTTGGCGCCTTCGTCGACATCGGCGTGCACCAGGATGGCCTCGTGCACATCTCGGCCCTGTCGAACACGTTTGTGAAAGACCCGCACACGGTGGTGAAAGCAGGTCAGGTCGTGCGCGTGAAAGTGCTGGAAGTCGACGAGAAGCGCAAGCGCATCGCGCTGACCATGCGCCTGACGGACAGCGCGCCGCAAGCGGGCAGCAAGCCCGAGCAGCGTGGCGACCGCAACGACCGCCGCAGCATGGCGCAGCACCAGTCGCAGTCGCGCAACACGCCCGAGCCGGCCGGCAGCATGGCCGCCGCCTTCGCCAAGCTGCGCGGCTAA
- a CDS encoding secretin and TonB N-terminal domain-containing protein produces the protein MTLMTFARPAASADGADAGAHSTLRFDLPAQPLDAALVAFGEVTGYSVLVSSQLAAGRVAAPVRGDYTPAEALQRLLAGTQLGARFSGSNAFTLLALADAPAAPAPLPAQAAPAAPPLQGYAVILQRSLTRALCRLHPDAFGRYRLAFQLWLDERGKVRAVHVLEASGVEQRDNAVVQRLRSLLMDGAPPAGLPQPLTILLTPRPDPAADCAPYLPAGAT, from the coding sequence ATGACATTGATGACATTCGCGCGGCCCGCTGCCAGTGCGGATGGCGCTGATGCCGGCGCGCACTCTACCCTGCGCTTCGACTTGCCCGCCCAGCCGCTCGACGCGGCCCTGGTGGCATTCGGCGAAGTGACCGGGTATTCCGTGCTCGTCAGCAGCCAGCTGGCGGCCGGCAGAGTGGCAGCGCCCGTGCGCGGCGACTACACGCCGGCCGAAGCGCTGCAGCGCCTGCTGGCCGGCACGCAACTGGGCGCGCGCTTCAGCGGCAGCAATGCGTTTACCTTGCTGGCGCTGGCCGACGCCCCGGCAGCGCCGGCGCCCTTGCCGGCCCAGGCCGCTCCTGCCGCGCCACCGCTGCAAGGCTATGCGGTCATCCTGCAGCGTTCGCTCACGCGCGCCCTGTGCCGCTTGCATCCGGACGCTTTCGGCCGCTACCGCCTGGCCTTCCAGTTGTGGCTCGACGAGCGGGGCAAGGTGCGCGCCGTGCACGTGCTGGAAGCGAGCGGTGTGGAACAGCGCGACAACGCCGTAGTGCAGCGCCTGCGCAGCCTGCTGATGGACGGCGCGCCACCGGCGGGCTTGCCGCAGCCGCTGACGATCCTGTTGACGCCGCGGCCCGACCCAGCTGCCGATTGTGCGCCCTACCTGCCGGCCGGAGCGACTTGA
- a CDS encoding isovaleryl-CoA dehydrogenase, whose translation MLHLPGLTFDHGDDIASLREAIQQFAAAEIAPRAAEIDRTDQFPMDLWRKMGDMGLLGITVSEEYGGAGMGYLAHIIAMEEISRASASVGLSYGAHSNLCVNQIKRNGTAEQKAKYLPKLITGEHIGALAMSEPNAGSDVVSMKLRADFKGDRWVLNGTKMWITNGPDADVLVVYAKNDLEAGPRGMTAFLIEKNFKGFSIAQKLDKLGMRGSHTGELVFQDCEVPAENVLGGLGKGVNVLMSGLDFERTVLSGGPLGIMQACMDLVVPYVHDRKQFGQAIGEFQLMQGKLADMYSTMMACKAYVYAVGQACDRATTPEAVRQLRKDAAGAILYSAEKATWMAGEAIQALGGNGYINEYPAGRLWRDAKLYEIGAGTSEIRRMLIGRELFAETK comes from the coding sequence ATGCTCCATCTCCCAGGCTTGACCTTTGACCACGGCGACGACATCGCCTCCCTGCGCGAAGCGATCCAACAATTTGCCGCCGCGGAAATCGCGCCGCGCGCGGCCGAGATCGACCGCACCGACCAGTTCCCCATGGACCTGTGGCGCAAGATGGGCGACATGGGCTTGCTCGGCATCACCGTCAGCGAAGAATACGGCGGCGCCGGCATGGGCTACCTGGCGCACATCATCGCCATGGAAGAAATCTCGCGCGCCTCGGCTTCCGTCGGCCTGTCCTACGGCGCCCACTCGAACCTGTGCGTGAACCAGATCAAGCGCAACGGCACGGCCGAGCAAAAAGCCAAGTACCTGCCGAAACTGATCACGGGCGAACACATCGGCGCCCTGGCCATGTCGGAACCGAACGCAGGCTCGGACGTCGTCAGCATGAAGCTGCGCGCCGACTTCAAGGGCGACCGCTGGGTCTTGAACGGCACCAAGATGTGGATCACCAACGGCCCCGATGCGGACGTGCTGGTGGTGTACGCAAAGAACGACCTGGAAGCCGGTCCGCGCGGCATGACGGCTTTCCTGATCGAAAAGAATTTCAAGGGCTTTTCCATCGCGCAAAAGCTCGACAAGCTGGGCATGCGCGGCTCGCACACGGGCGAACTGGTATTCCAGGATTGCGAAGTACCGGCCGAAAACGTGCTCGGCGGCCTGGGCAAGGGCGTCAACGTGCTGATGTCGGGCCTCGATTTCGAGCGCACCGTGCTGTCCGGCGGCCCGCTGGGCATCATGCAGGCCTGCATGGACCTGGTCGTGCCCTACGTGCATGACCGCAAGCAATTCGGCCAGGCCATCGGCGAATTCCAGTTGATGCAAGGTAAGCTGGCCGATATGTATTCGACCATGATGGCTTGCAAGGCCTATGTGTACGCCGTGGGCCAGGCTTGCGACCGCGCCACCACGCCGGAAGCCGTACGCCAGCTGCGCAAGGATGCAGCCGGCGCCATTCTGTATAGTGCGGAGAAGGCAACCTGGATGGCGGGCGAAGCGATCCAGGCGCTGGGCGGCAACGGCTACATCAACGAGTATCCGGCCGGCCGCCTGTGGCGCGATGCCAAGCTGTACGAAATCGGCGCCGGGACCAGCGAAATCCGCCGCATGCTGATAGGCCGCGAACTGTTTGCGGAAACCAAGTAA
- the grxD gene encoding Grx4 family monothiol glutaredoxin — protein sequence MSDVQTWIKETVTNTPVVLFMKGTAQFPQCGFSGRAIQILKACGVENIATVNVLDDPEVRQGIKDYSNWPTIPQLYVKGEFIGGSDIMNEMFESGELKSLLDA from the coding sequence ATGAGCGACGTACAAACCTGGATCAAAGAAACCGTGACGAACACGCCAGTCGTGCTGTTCATGAAGGGCACGGCCCAGTTCCCGCAGTGTGGCTTTTCCGGCCGCGCCATCCAGATCCTGAAAGCGTGCGGCGTGGAAAACATCGCTACCGTCAACGTGCTGGATGACCCGGAAGTTCGCCAAGGCATCAAGGATTACTCGAACTGGCCGACCATTCCGCAGCTGTATGTCAAAGGCGAGTTCATCGGTGGTTCCGATATCATGAATGAAATGTTTGAATCGGGCGAATTGAAGTCCCTGCTGGATGCCTAA
- the aceK gene encoding bifunctional isocitrate dehydrogenase kinase/phosphatase, producing the protein MTHIAFPKLLSSQIAFDIARTIRDGFDKHYRLFRATSQQAKRYFEQGAWSAAQTAARERIDFYDKRVQECVQMLEDEYEESELSDEVWRELKLHYIGMLTEHKQPELAETFFNSVCCNILHRTYFNNDYIFVRPVVSTEYIETQDPAPTYRVYYPGQDGLRDTLTRMVSNFQLDCAFANLERDVAQVQARLQQLFGSDRLEPNHQLQVLTSLFYRNKGAYLVGKAINGNREYPFVVPILHNRHGKLVLDTVLFEQQQIAVLFSFTRAYFLVDMEVPSAYVQFLRSLLPRKPRSEIYTILGLQKQGKTLFYRDYLQHLKHSSDHFESAPGIRGLVMLVFALPSFPYVFKVIKDFFPPPKETTRAQVQQKYLLVKHHDRVGRMADTLEYSNVAFPRARFAAELLAELKQFAPSLIEEDHEQIIIRHLYIERRMVPLNMWLSNAEKEARDDLVEHAIIEYGNAIKELVAANIFPGDMLYKNFGVTRHQRVVFYDYDEIEYITDCQFRVIPQARTEEEEMSAEPWYPIGKHDVFPEQFGTFLLGNPRIRKHFMQHHADLLTAQYWQARKQRIEDGHIEDVFPYPQHLRFCMQSPSHPSTGDPT; encoded by the coding sequence ATGACGCACATTGCCTTCCCCAAATTGCTCTCTTCCCAGATTGCATTCGATATCGCGCGCACCATCCGCGACGGCTTCGACAAGCATTACCGCCTGTTCCGCGCAACGAGCCAGCAAGCCAAGCGGTATTTCGAGCAAGGCGCCTGGAGCGCGGCACAGACGGCGGCCCGCGAACGCATCGACTTCTATGACAAGCGCGTGCAGGAATGCGTGCAGATGCTTGAAGATGAGTACGAAGAGTCGGAGTTGAGCGACGAAGTGTGGCGAGAACTCAAGCTGCACTACATCGGCATGCTGACGGAACACAAGCAGCCGGAACTGGCGGAAACCTTCTTCAATTCCGTCTGCTGCAACATCCTGCACCGCACGTATTTCAATAACGACTATATTTTCGTGCGCCCCGTCGTTTCCACGGAATACATCGAAACGCAAGACCCCGCACCCACCTACCGCGTGTATTACCCGGGCCAGGATGGCTTGCGCGACACCCTGACGCGCATGGTGAGCAATTTCCAGCTGGACTGCGCATTTGCCAACCTGGAGCGCGACGTGGCCCAGGTGCAAGCGCGCCTGCAGCAGCTGTTCGGCAGCGACCGGCTGGAGCCGAACCACCAGCTCCAGGTCCTGACCAGTTTGTTCTACCGCAACAAGGGCGCCTACCTGGTCGGCAAGGCCATCAACGGCAACCGCGAATACCCGTTCGTCGTACCCATCCTGCACAACCGCCACGGCAAGCTGGTGCTCGACACGGTGCTGTTCGAGCAGCAGCAGATCGCCGTGCTGTTTTCGTTTACGCGCGCGTATTTCCTGGTGGATATGGAAGTACCGTCCGCCTACGTACAATTTCTCCGAAGTTTGCTCCCGCGCAAGCCTCGCAGTGAGATTTATACGATACTGGGCTTGCAAAAGCAGGGCAAGACCTTGTTTTACCGCGACTACCTGCAGCATTTAAAACACTCGTCGGACCACTTCGAGAGCGCGCCCGGCATTCGCGGCCTCGTGATGCTGGTATTTGCCCTGCCTTCGTTTCCGTATGTCTTCAAGGTGATCAAGGATTTCTTTCCTCCTCCCAAGGAAACCACGCGCGCGCAAGTCCAGCAAAAGTATTTGCTGGTGAAACACCACGACCGCGTGGGCCGCATGGCCGACACGCTCGAGTATTCCAACGTGGCCTTTCCCCGCGCCCGTTTTGCCGCGGAACTGCTGGCCGAACTGAAACAGTTCGCCCCCTCGCTGATCGAGGAAGACCACGAGCAGATCATCATCCGCCACCTGTACATCGAGCGGCGCATGGTGCCGCTGAACATGTGGCTGAGCAATGCCGAGAAGGAAGCCCGCGATGACCTGGTGGAACACGCCATCATCGAGTACGGCAACGCCATCAAGGAATTGGTGGCGGCGAATATTTTCCCTGGCGACATGCTGTATAAAAACTTTGGCGTGACCCGTCATCAGCGTGTCGTATTTTACGATTACGATGAAATCGAGTACATCACCGATTGCCAGTTCCGCGTCATCCCGCAAGCCCGCACGGAGGAGGAAGAAATGTCGGCCGAACCGTGGTATCCCATCGGCAAGCACGATGTGTTTCCCGAACAATTCGGCACCTTCCTGCTGGGCAATCCCCGTATCCGCAAGCATTTCATGCAGCACCATGCCGACCTGCTGACGGCGCAATACTGGCAGGCGCGCAAGCAGCGCATCGAAGACGGCCATATCGAGGACGTCTTCCCGTATCCGCAGCACCTGCGTTTTTGTATGCAGTCACCTTCCCACCCCTCAACCGGAGATCCAACATGA
- a CDS encoding SDR family oxidoreductase: MPTALIIGASRGIGHEIVRQYRHDGWRVIATARTPDACEALKQLGAEAHQLDVTDVEGCAGLGWKLDDEKLDVAILNAGVYGPRHDGFPAQADFDLVMHTNVLAAMRLLPILAPLVANAKGKLAVLSSHMGSLSERGNPSGSLYRASKAALNSVLIDTSLVHGPQGVSCVAFHPGWVRTDMGGAGADISPEESAAGIRATLASLPATDKAVFRNYDGKPIAW, from the coding sequence ATGCCTACCGCATTGATCATCGGCGCCTCGCGCGGCATCGGCCACGAAATCGTCCGTCAATACCGCCACGATGGCTGGCGAGTGATCGCCACGGCGCGCACGCCGGACGCCTGCGAGGCCCTCAAGCAACTGGGCGCGGAAGCGCACCAGCTCGACGTGACGGATGTGGAAGGCTGTGCCGGCCTGGGCTGGAAGCTCGACGATGAAAAACTCGACGTGGCCATCCTCAACGCGGGCGTGTATGGCCCCCGCCACGACGGGTTTCCTGCGCAAGCCGATTTTGACCTCGTCATGCACACGAACGTGCTGGCGGCCATGCGGCTGCTGCCGATATTGGCGCCGCTGGTGGCTAACGCCAAGGGCAAGCTGGCCGTGCTGTCCTCGCACATGGGCTCCCTGAGCGAGCGCGGCAACCCCAGCGGTTCGCTGTACCGCGCCAGCAAGGCCGCCTTGAATTCCGTGCTGATCGACACGTCCCTCGTGCATGGCCCGCAAGGCGTCAGCTGCGTCGCCTTCCACCCGGGCTGGGTACGCACGGACATGGGCGGCGCCGGCGCCGATATTTCCCCGGAAGAAAGCGCCGCCGGCATCCGCGCCACCCTGGCCAGCCTGCCGGCCACGGACAAGGCCGTGTTCCGCAACTACGACGGCAAACCCATCGCCTGGTAA